One window of the Desmospora profundinema genome contains the following:
- a CDS encoding aspartate aminotransferase family protein, translating into MGLFPTYRRNGIRPVEASGVTIKDEAGRSYLDFTSGLGVCNLGHGHPRVKAALERQWNAVWHVSNLFEIPLQEKVSNRLAELSGLSYAFFCNSGAEANEAAIKLARRYAQTVRGVKSPEILTFETSFHGRTLATLTATGQEKVKVGFGPLPSGFIHVPFNDMESFRAKIGPDTAAVLLELVQGEGGVRPADHRFMQAVAAECRRHGALLIVDEVQTGMGRTGELFAFQGWGIQPDVVTLAKGLGNGFPIGVMLGRAGLEESFGPGTHASTFGGNPLAMAVADAVLDCLCEPGFLEQSRAVGERLGHLLRVHLEPLPGIRSVRGLGWIWGLELDRPSLPLVQALAKRGLLVTLAGERVLRLLPPLVTTEAQVERAVMLIEETWMELEEVVTDGSVSGV; encoded by the coding sequence ATGGGGTTATTTCCCACCTATCGTCGTAACGGAATCAGACCTGTTGAGGCATCCGGGGTGACGATAAAAGATGAGGCGGGCCGCTCATACCTGGATTTCACTTCGGGGCTGGGGGTGTGCAACCTGGGTCACGGCCACCCACGGGTAAAGGCGGCATTGGAACGGCAATGGAATGCGGTGTGGCATGTGTCCAACCTGTTTGAGATTCCTCTTCAGGAGAAGGTATCCAACCGGTTGGCGGAGTTGTCCGGATTGTCATATGCCTTTTTTTGCAACAGCGGGGCCGAAGCCAATGAAGCGGCGATTAAGTTGGCGCGTCGGTACGCCCAAACCGTACGCGGAGTGAAATCACCTGAGATTCTCACCTTCGAGACTTCCTTTCACGGCCGGACCCTGGCCACCTTGACTGCCACCGGACAGGAGAAGGTAAAAGTCGGTTTTGGCCCGCTTCCTTCTGGCTTTATACACGTGCCTTTTAACGATATGGAATCGTTTCGTGCAAAGATCGGGCCTGACACCGCCGCCGTTTTGCTGGAGCTGGTGCAGGGTGAAGGCGGTGTTCGCCCGGCGGATCATCGGTTTATGCAGGCGGTGGCAGCAGAATGCCGCCGGCACGGGGCGCTCTTAATCGTGGATGAGGTACAGACGGGAATGGGACGCACAGGAGAGTTGTTCGCTTTTCAAGGCTGGGGGATTCAGCCGGATGTGGTGACATTGGCGAAAGGACTGGGTAACGGCTTTCCCATCGGAGTGATGTTGGGGCGGGCCGGGCTGGAAGAGAGTTTCGGCCCCGGGACCCATGCCAGTACCTTTGGCGGCAATCCATTGGCGATGGCTGTCGCGGATGCAGTCCTCGATTGTCTTTGTGAGCCCGGCTTTTTGGAACAGTCCCGGGCGGTGGGAGAACGCTTGGGACATCTTCTCCGGGTACACCTGGAGCCCTTGCCCGGGATTCGGTCCGTGCGGGGTCTGGGGTGGATATGGGGGCTGGAACTGGACCGCCCGTCCCTTCCTCTGGTGCAGGCCTTGGCCAAACGGGGATTGTTGGTTACTCTTGCCGGGGAACGGGTGTTGCGTCTGCTTCCTCCTTTGGTAACGACAGAGGCACAGGTGGAGCGGGCCGTGATGTTGATCGAAGAAACATGGATGGAGTTGGAGGAGGTTGTGACCGATGGAAGCGTATCTGGTGTTTGA
- a CDS encoding YwqG family protein: MDKQIEAILEDHGLSEMKEDVLSTLVPCVKLKPQEEEAPGFAQSRFGGMPDWPPGMEYPHHMGKPLPFIAQFRLEEWAGLAMDMPLPPEGMLSFFCDVEALRGEKDPSNWRVIHLPSSDGLIPHPIPEEVPRESRYPEFRLIPTVEQQLPDVEPTDGMEEIYFDLMDRLYDLEKQKGKDHQSLGYPLGLEEDVFEACRRESGIQEEEWVLLLQLDSDLEELEVEWGNREGILTFCAPRTDVLAGRFDRTWVVMQQG; encoded by the coding sequence ATGGATAAACAAATCGAAGCGATCTTAGAAGATCACGGACTGTCGGAGATGAAAGAAGACGTTCTATCCACCTTGGTTCCATGCGTCAAGCTAAAACCGCAGGAAGAAGAAGCTCCCGGCTTCGCTCAATCCCGTTTCGGCGGGATGCCCGATTGGCCTCCAGGGATGGAGTATCCGCACCATATGGGCAAACCCCTTCCGTTCATTGCCCAATTTCGCCTGGAAGAATGGGCCGGACTGGCGATGGACATGCCTTTGCCGCCAGAGGGAATGCTATCCTTCTTTTGTGATGTGGAAGCCTTGCGGGGAGAAAAAGATCCCAGCAATTGGCGTGTGATTCACCTTCCGTCATCAGACGGACTCATCCCGCACCCAATCCCGGAAGAGGTGCCCCGGGAATCCCGTTACCCCGAATTCCGTTTGATTCCCACAGTGGAGCAGCAGCTTCCGGATGTGGAACCGACAGATGGGATGGAGGAGATTTACTTTGATCTGATGGACCGTCTGTACGACCTGGAAAAACAGAAGGGAAAAGATCATCAATCCCTGGGATACCCCCTGGGATTGGAAGAAGATGTGTTTGAAGCATGCCGTCGGGAATCAGGCATCCAGGAGGAAGAATGGGTTCTGCTCTTGCAACTGGATTCCGACTTGGAAGAGTTGGAGGTCGAATGGGGGAACCGGGAAGGGATCCTTACCTTTTGCGCTCCCCGAACCGATGTTTTGGCCGGACGGTTTGACCGTACCTGGGTCGTTATGCAACAGGGGTGA
- a CDS encoding carbamoyl phosphate synthase small subunit produces MEAYLVFDDGDVFPGEWIGVPREHAGEVVFTTGMTGYQEVVTDPSYAGQLVTFTYPLIGNYGVVADESESEGPRCAGVVVNELYGKGESSLSAWLARWEIPGIAGVDTRAIARKIRDGGARMGLLSSDPNQMRQQWPDPASLEWVKAMAVSRPAVYPGPDGAPHIVLVDFGTKRSIVHALIQAGCRVTVVPFHWSADAIADLQPDGLLFSNGPGDPKALTPYLSSWVPLVERIPTMGICLGHQLLALALGADTERLPFGHRGSNHPVRDLESGRVWITSQNHGYTVRASSVDPGQWRITHEHVNDGSVEGLAHRHYPLFTVQFHPEAHPGPREASALFNRFIDAVVAGMGVTACG; encoded by the coding sequence ATGGAAGCGTATCTGGTGTTTGACGACGGGGATGTATTTCCAGGGGAGTGGATCGGGGTTCCCCGGGAGCATGCCGGTGAGGTGGTGTTCACCACGGGAATGACGGGCTACCAGGAGGTGGTGACCGATCCCTCTTATGCGGGACAGCTCGTCACCTTTACGTATCCCCTCATCGGCAATTACGGCGTGGTTGCCGATGAGAGTGAAAGTGAGGGTCCCCGCTGTGCCGGTGTGGTAGTGAACGAGCTTTACGGAAAGGGGGAATCGTCCCTGTCCGCATGGCTGGCTCGTTGGGAGATCCCCGGCATTGCCGGTGTAGACACCCGTGCCATCGCCCGCAAAATTCGGGACGGCGGCGCCAGAATGGGTCTGTTGTCGAGTGATCCGAACCAGATGCGGCAGCAGTGGCCGGACCCGGCGTCTCTGGAATGGGTGAAGGCTATGGCGGTTTCCCGCCCGGCGGTCTATCCGGGTCCAGACGGAGCTCCCCATATCGTCTTGGTCGATTTCGGGACCAAACGCTCCATTGTTCATGCTCTCATCCAGGCAGGTTGCCGCGTAACCGTCGTTCCCTTCCATTGGTCTGCCGATGCGATCGCGGATTTGCAACCGGACGGACTTCTTTTCTCCAACGGACCGGGGGATCCAAAAGCGCTTACGCCCTATCTGTCATCCTGGGTACCGTTGGTGGAACGGATTCCCACCATGGGGATCTGCCTCGGCCACCAATTGTTGGCCCTGGCTCTGGGTGCCGATACGGAACGCCTTCCTTTTGGTCACCGGGGAAGCAACCATCCGGTGCGGGATTTGGAGAGCGGCCGCGTGTGGATTACCTCCCAGAACCATGGTTACACCGTTCGCGCCTCTTCTGTTGATCCGGGACAGTGGCGCATCACCCATGAGCATGTAAACGATGGCTCGGTGGAGGGGTTGGCACACCGTCATTACCCCTTGTTCACGGTTCAATTTCATCCTGAAGCCCACCCCGGTCCCCGCGAGGCATCCGCCCTGTTCAACCGGTTCATCGATGCGGTGGTTGCCGGCATGGGGGTGACCGCTTGTGGGTAA
- the argB gene encoding acetylglutamate kinase: MNGNTVVIKAGGSVLKRLHPTFFSGCASLLAKGIRVVIVHGGGPEIGRVQQKWGLSPQFVNGLRVTDDEGLEVVQMVLAGLVNKRLVTALEQSGALAFGLSGVDRQLIRVRRKDPSLGWVGEVDSVRAEVLHPLLQAGWIPVIASLGRDEAGHHYNVNADTAAAAIARSLGADRLWMVTDVPGIRTDAEGKGPVLPLLTPDRVRSMMADGSIAGGMIPKAEAALNGLEGSIQEVGIIDGSAPFSLAGGQIAAGTVIRREEAKQDGVISHLSS; encoded by the coding sequence ATGAACGGAAATACTGTCGTGATCAAAGCGGGCGGAAGCGTGCTTAAGCGGCTCCATCCCACCTTTTTCAGCGGATGCGCTTCCCTGCTGGCGAAAGGCATTCGGGTGGTCATCGTTCACGGAGGGGGTCCGGAAATTGGCCGGGTGCAACAGAAGTGGGGGCTCTCTCCGCAGTTTGTGAACGGCCTTCGTGTGACGGATGATGAGGGACTGGAAGTGGTCCAGATGGTGTTGGCGGGACTCGTGAACAAACGGCTGGTGACGGCTTTGGAACAGTCAGGAGCCCTGGCTTTCGGATTGTCCGGGGTGGATCGCCAGCTCATCCGGGTCAGGCGGAAAGATCCGTCGTTGGGATGGGTGGGGGAAGTGGATTCCGTGCGGGCGGAGGTTCTTCATCCTCTGCTACAGGCGGGCTGGATTCCCGTGATTGCATCCCTGGGTCGAGATGAGGCAGGGCACCACTATAATGTAAACGCAGATACGGCCGCCGCCGCCATCGCGCGCTCCCTGGGAGCGGATCGGTTGTGGATGGTGACGGATGTGCCGGGGATCCGGACGGATGCGGAAGGAAAAGGACCCGTGCTGCCGCTTTTGACTCCCGACAGGGTCCGTTCCATGATGGCGGACGGCAGCATTGCTGGCGGGATGATTCCCAAGGCGGAAGCGGCGCTAAACGGGCTGGAAGGGTCCATCCAGGAGGTAGGGATCATCGATGGCAGCGCCCCTTTTTCACTGGCGGGCGGACAGATTGCGGCGGGCACAGTGATCCGGCGGGAGGAGGCGAAGCAAGATGGGGTTATTTCCCACCTATCGTCGTAA
- the argJ gene encoding bifunctional glutamate N-acetyltransferase/amino-acid acetyltransferase ArgJ, giving the protein MERLDMKVITNRDEAEVQAAPVPMITSPRGFTAAGLHAGIKRKRKDLGLLWCQVPAAAAAVYTTNAFQAPPLGVTREGLAASQGRMQALLVNSGNANACTGEQGWLDAREMRRVCAVELGISESLVGVASTGVIGERLPIGRIVGSLPRLTASLTQEGDQDFGAALLTTDTFPKTAEVRLTVSGREVRIAGAAKGSGMIHPNMATMLAFLTTDAVIEPPVLQRLLKEVTDESFNMITVDGDSSTNDMVSVMASGLAAHPTLDETHPDWERFRAAFAEVCRRLAQMIARDGEGATKLVEVTVRGAETLEGARQAAKTVVGSSLVKTAVFGADPNWGRLLCALGYCGTQVNPDLVDLWVGDHLLVHRGLAVPGAEEAAKETFLGDKVPFVLDLHQGTAAATAWGCDLTYDYVRINASYRT; this is encoded by the coding sequence ATGGAGCGGCTTGATATGAAAGTAATCACCAACCGTGATGAGGCGGAGGTTCAGGCGGCTCCAGTGCCGATGATCACTTCGCCCCGCGGCTTTACAGCAGCAGGCTTGCATGCCGGTATCAAACGGAAGAGGAAGGATTTAGGTCTGCTTTGGTGCCAGGTTCCGGCTGCGGCTGCGGCCGTCTATACGACGAATGCCTTCCAGGCCCCGCCCTTGGGTGTGACCCGGGAAGGGCTGGCCGCATCACAAGGCAGGATGCAGGCACTGTTGGTTAACAGCGGCAACGCCAACGCATGTACAGGGGAACAGGGGTGGCTGGACGCCAGGGAAATGAGGCGGGTATGCGCGGTGGAGCTGGGTATTTCCGAATCGCTGGTGGGGGTGGCTTCCACTGGTGTCATCGGGGAACGACTGCCCATCGGACGGATTGTTGGTTCGCTGCCCCGTTTGACGGCTTCTCTGACGCAGGAGGGGGATCAGGATTTTGGTGCCGCCCTGTTGACGACAGATACATTCCCGAAGACAGCGGAAGTGCGCCTTACCGTAAGCGGTCGGGAGGTACGGATTGCGGGAGCGGCCAAAGGATCGGGGATGATTCATCCCAATATGGCGACAATGTTGGCATTTCTGACTACGGATGCTGTTATTGAACCACCGGTTCTGCAGCGTCTCTTAAAGGAAGTGACCGACGAGAGCTTCAACATGATCACGGTGGATGGCGATTCCAGCACAAACGACATGGTGTCCGTCATGGCCAGCGGATTGGCTGCACATCCCACGCTGGATGAGACCCATCCCGACTGGGAACGGTTCCGGGCCGCATTCGCCGAAGTTTGCCGTCGTTTGGCCCAGATGATCGCCCGCGATGGAGAGGGAGCGACCAAGTTAGTGGAAGTCACCGTGAGGGGAGCGGAAACCCTGGAAGGAGCACGGCAAGCGGCCAAAACGGTGGTGGGATCCAGCTTGGTGAAAACGGCGGTGTTCGGGGCGGATCCCAACTGGGGACGGTTGTTGTGCGCATTGGGGTACTGCGGAACGCAGGTGAATCCGGATCTCGTCGACCTGTGGGTGGGCGATCATTTGTTGGTTCACCGGGGGTTGGCGGTTCCCGGCGCCGAGGAGGCGGCCAAGGAGACGTTTCTCGGTGACAAGGTGCCGTTTGTGCTGGACCTCCACCAGGGAACAGCCGCGGCGACAGCATGGGGATGTGATCTCACGTATGATTATGTCCGCATCAACGCCAGCTATCGAACATAA
- a CDS encoding enoyl-CoA hydratase/isomerase family protein → MADTMLHRIKQKGLQHFQTEGIGLDFTQITLEMEDGWALLTINRPKVLNALNQETLQELERALDEVERRKEIRALVITGAGEKAFVAGADITELRRIETAGEAERQATLGQTLFTRLEELPIPVVMAVNGYALGGGFELALSGDILLASDQAQFGLPEINLGVLPGYGGTQRLARLAGKNTAKYFALTGDRMDAETAYHLGIVQRVVPAANLKEEAKSLAAKLARKAPIAIRYIKQVINQGSETDLKTGLRLEASSFGVVFDSQDRVEGMDAFLEKRKPSFRGE, encoded by the coding sequence GTGGCCGACACGATGCTGCACCGGATCAAACAAAAAGGGCTTCAACATTTCCAAACGGAGGGGATCGGATTGGACTTTACACAGATCACACTGGAAATGGAAGACGGCTGGGCACTTTTGACCATCAATCGTCCCAAGGTGTTGAACGCACTTAATCAAGAGACTCTACAGGAATTGGAACGGGCATTGGACGAGGTGGAGAGGAGAAAAGAGATTCGTGCTCTCGTCATCACGGGTGCCGGAGAGAAAGCATTTGTGGCCGGGGCTGACATCACAGAGCTTCGCCGGATCGAGACTGCCGGTGAAGCAGAACGACAGGCAACCTTGGGACAGACCTTGTTTACTCGCTTGGAAGAACTGCCGATTCCGGTGGTTATGGCTGTCAATGGCTATGCCCTCGGTGGAGGTTTTGAATTGGCCTTGAGTGGAGATATTTTGCTGGCGTCCGATCAGGCACAGTTTGGACTGCCGGAAATCAACCTGGGTGTGTTGCCGGGATATGGGGGAACCCAGCGATTGGCTCGACTTGCAGGGAAAAACACTGCTAAATACTTCGCCTTAACTGGGGACCGGATGGACGCCGAAACCGCTTATCACTTGGGTATCGTACAACGGGTTGTCCCAGCTGCCAACCTGAAGGAAGAGGCGAAAAGCCTTGCCGCCAAACTGGCGAGGAAAGCACCGATTGCGATCCGCTATATTAAACAGGTGATCAACCAAGGAAGTGAAACCGATTTGAAAACGGGATTGCGATTGGAAGCTTCCTCTTTCGGAGTGGTGTTTGACTCCCAGGATCGTGTCGAAGGCATGGATGCATTTCTGGAGAAACGGAAACCTTCCTTCCGCGGTGAATGA
- a CDS encoding c-type cytochrome has protein sequence MLGSRWKWASILIGSILLLAACVQENPPEGGQQDRSGDAVEQSTAENIYNNNCASCHGQNLEGRTGPDLQQVGGKYSEEEIDDIILNGTGRMPALKQIPDDQRATLAEWLAGQK, from the coding sequence ATGTTGGGATCCCGTTGGAAATGGGCGTCCATCTTAATCGGCTCCATACTCCTCTTGGCGGCTTGTGTCCAGGAAAATCCCCCGGAAGGCGGTCAGCAAGATCGTTCCGGCGATGCTGTAGAGCAATCAACTGCTGAAAATATCTACAACAATAATTGTGCCAGCTGTCATGGACAAAACCTGGAAGGCAGAACCGGTCCCGACCTGCAACAAGTGGGAGGCAAGTATTCCGAAGAAGAGATTGACGATATTATCTTAAATGGAACAGGGCGCATGCCGGCATTAAAACAGATTCCCGATGACCAACGGGCGACATTGGCCGAATGGCTGGCTGGGCAAAAGTGA
- the argC gene encoding N-acetyl-gamma-glutamyl-phosphate reductase yields MNVAVVGATGYGSGELVRILSRHPHVKIHSLVSSSRAGERLGTVFPHLAHLEHTLEEWNVDKLAKQVDVVFFAAPAGVSSEWLPPLAEEGVVAIDLAGDFRLEPEVYQQWYGQNPPPTAWLNQAQYGLSEWNAEAIAQADVIANPGCYPTAALLALLPLVQAGALEATPLVIDGKSGISGAGRGLKLGSLFGEVEGNVFSYKVGKHQHTPEMERILALWGKESHRVIFTPQIVPMSRGILVTGYGKLRQGWSEKDLRDCWKAAYEQAPFIRLLEEDRWPRTKEVRGSNFCDLQLHVDHRTGHVVLAAAIDNLVKGAAGQAVQNLNLRMGWPETAGLTMDPLFP; encoded by the coding sequence ATGAACGTCGCCGTGGTGGGGGCTACAGGGTATGGGAGCGGGGAGCTGGTGCGGATCCTGAGTCGCCATCCTCATGTGAAGATCCACTCCCTGGTCTCGTCATCTCGGGCAGGGGAAAGGCTGGGAACGGTTTTTCCCCACTTGGCCCATCTGGAACATACCTTAGAAGAGTGGAACGTTGACAAGCTGGCGAAACAAGTGGACGTGGTCTTTTTCGCCGCACCTGCCGGGGTGAGTAGTGAATGGCTGCCTCCATTGGCGGAAGAGGGAGTGGTAGCCATTGACCTGGCCGGGGACTTTCGTTTGGAACCGGAGGTGTACCAACAGTGGTACGGCCAAAATCCACCTCCAACCGCGTGGTTGAATCAGGCTCAATACGGCTTAAGCGAGTGGAACGCCGAAGCGATCGCCCAAGCCGATGTGATTGCCAATCCGGGTTGTTATCCCACGGCGGCATTGCTGGCGCTGCTGCCGCTGGTTCAAGCGGGCGCTCTGGAAGCGACACCGCTCGTCATCGATGGAAAGTCGGGGATATCCGGTGCGGGCAGGGGTTTGAAGCTGGGCAGCTTGTTTGGTGAAGTAGAGGGAAATGTTTTTTCATACAAAGTGGGCAAGCATCAGCACACACCGGAGATGGAACGGATCCTGGCCCTTTGGGGAAAGGAAAGTCACCGGGTGATTTTCACCCCACAGATTGTGCCGATGAGCCGCGGCATCCTGGTCACCGGATACGGGAAGCTCCGCCAAGGATGGAGCGAGAAAGACTTGCGCGACTGTTGGAAAGCCGCCTACGAACAAGCCCCTTTTATCCGCTTGTTGGAAGAAGACCGTTGGCCTCGTACGAAGGAAGTGAGGGGAAGCAATTTTTGTGATCTGCAACTCCATGTCGATCATCGTACCGGCCATGTCGTCTTGGCAGCCGCCATCGATAATTTGGTGAAAGGGGCGGCAGGGCAGGCCGTGCAAAATTTAAACCTGCGTATGGGTTGGCCCGAGACTGCTGGATTGACTATGGATCCGCTGTTTCCATGA
- a CDS encoding conserved virulence factor C family protein, producing MKIRSIEPTPSPNSMKINVDEHVSEGFTYTSDNRDQAPSVIQAVLDIPGVKSVFRVADFLAVERNSRVDWKQILPQVREAFGEEESVPADRPTDPVTTEEAYGEVKVFVQTFRGLPIQVKLTAGEEERRFALPDRFAEAVMKAQSAAENMVMERRWEERGVRYGEWDEVGEEVVQEVSAAYDDERLAELVEQAKKLQAGETPVEKRRGRPVTPDMMQDPDWRKRYAALEQMDPTVEEIPVLNLALDDPKSSIRRLATAYLGAIEDPQVLPSLYRALKDPSVTVRRTAGDCLSDLGDPAAVQQMIEALKDKSKLVRWRAAMFLYETGDESAVPALRETVDDPEFEVAMQAKMALERIERGEEAGGSVWRQMTNRTENNPGQ from the coding sequence ATGAAAATACGATCGATTGAACCCACTCCAAGCCCCAATTCGATGAAAATCAATGTGGACGAACATGTGTCCGAAGGTTTCACCTATACGTCTGACAACCGGGATCAGGCACCGTCAGTCATCCAGGCCGTGCTGGATATTCCCGGTGTGAAGAGCGTTTTCCGAGTGGCGGACTTCCTGGCGGTGGAACGCAACTCCCGGGTGGATTGGAAACAGATTTTGCCCCAGGTGCGTGAGGCATTTGGAGAAGAGGAGTCAGTCCCTGCCGATCGGCCGACCGATCCGGTCACTACGGAAGAGGCTTATGGCGAAGTGAAAGTGTTTGTACAAACCTTCCGCGGTTTGCCGATTCAGGTGAAACTGACCGCAGGAGAGGAGGAACGTCGCTTTGCTCTTCCCGACCGCTTTGCAGAAGCTGTGATGAAGGCTCAGTCGGCGGCGGAGAACATGGTGATGGAACGTCGCTGGGAAGAGCGCGGGGTGCGATACGGTGAGTGGGACGAGGTAGGTGAAGAAGTAGTCCAAGAAGTAAGCGCCGCTTATGATGACGAACGGCTGGCGGAACTGGTAGAACAAGCGAAGAAGCTGCAAGCGGGGGAAACGCCGGTAGAAAAAAGGCGCGGACGTCCGGTCACCCCGGATATGATGCAGGATCCCGACTGGCGAAAACGATACGCAGCCTTGGAACAGATGGACCCTACTGTGGAAGAGATTCCAGTGCTGAATCTTGCGCTGGATGATCCCAAATCATCCATCCGTCGATTGGCGACGGCATATCTGGGTGCCATTGAAGATCCCCAAGTGCTGCCCTCGCTCTACCGTGCATTAAAAGATCCTTCGGTTACCGTGCGACGAACCGCCGGAGATTGTCTGTCAGACCTGGGTGACCCGGCTGCCGTTCAGCAGATGATCGAAGCCTTGAAAGACAAAAGCAAGCTGGTTCGGTGGCGGGCAGCGATGTTTTTGTATGAAACAGGAGATGAATCAGCGGTACCGGCTTTGCGGGAAACAGTGGATGATCCTGAATTTGAAGTGGCCATGCAGGCCAAAATGGCTCTGGAGCGCATTGAGCGTGGAGAAGAAGCCGGCGGATCCGTCTGGCGTCAAATGACGAATCGAACAGAAAACAACCCGGGTCAGTAA